In Synechococcus sp. PCC 6312, one genomic interval encodes:
- a CDS encoding CHAT domain-containing protein, protein MVKQWISWQQIGLGVLGSVLTMPLALAQNVQIIPAPNGTGTVVEVNGQQYNIRGGAFSGDGRNLFHLFREFGLNNGQIANFLANPQLRNILAGVSGGHPSVINGLLQVSGGNPNLYLLNPAGIIFGANAQLNVPAAFAATTATGAEFGGGWFSLTGKNNFENLVGNPLGFAFTGNQAGSIINEGNLSVNPGQSLLLLGGNVVNTGNLSAPGGEITVAAVPGQSLVRISQAGQLLSLDVRTPQPGDSLPNDWQLPILSLPELLTGPGAGHVAQVSVNPDGSIRLGTTAIPYAPGMTAIGGFLNVGQANLGGSLTVLGSEISLVRANLNADGRLGGGTIRIGGDYQGGNTLPQAQFVNVEANSVIAANALSTGDGGRVILWSQDQTRLSGQITARGGTLRGDGGFIETSSKNILSILGGSVDAGANLGAAGTWLLDPTAITIVASGGGAIGTSVIDVGLINSALNSNTNVTLTTNIDISGGDILQNADAKINHTANNQPTLSMIASGAITLLGGINSSFSGLNVSLSAGDSAGGPVDPNVSHQISIAGPQQLTMRTLTTKTDAWTQLQQSIKTRGNQTYSSFVSIAPDSNASVPFTLESTTGSLIFNDQLSITSNLVALVANNFQFNGGNGSITGLGGTIALATNGLFTVNQDLIKNFASGFSLIGLASQSNTAVELSSDITVASPLQIGFNPLNPSTVNNFKIDTKGHNISVTGANNSLILQGPGGVTTNNLTTTNGPIIASTSASQTDPTTNLLASPIVVNSVNSGNSPLAFLTTGTLAAGSLDTSGTLTLQATNGITLNGQVGGSLAPISLVAVGPTTIRDSITTSGNQLYTGAVTINASNPTTSTSPLTLTSQNGILSFGNTLAAGANYLELFTNGADAVGFNGGTASVSGTKGITFASDNSLVVNQSVITPLADGFESIAFISQAPSSTQVTLTSDLTVTDPLVLFGPGINTNNFTITGTGNASLTIQGFENQLFVTGLNTQGSDITVTTGTDRFNPNSNLTFLTINTTTGPIVSPITSNGGNISLLTQGNIDTGNLNSAGSSNSGNITLSGANISTVSGTIASPMGLGQVNITANDDINLGAFTPAANSLLGVGAINVTSTNGNITLNDLADIGSSKLTLSAHRNITTENITTAGQAINITSNIGDINTSSGTLASNDGVITLQNNVGKILTGPINSSNGNLTLSIAGIGGAINAGSLVSQNGAINITTNTADINLSAVTTLAGPINLASTSGNISTGNLSSTTGPIQATTGSNLTTGTINTMGALNLQGSDVNLNGAIGGTTAPSSLSINATSANTTTITNDIKTIGSQVYIGNVDIIPTSPTTVFNPLVLESTAGTLTFNNNLDVGANNLALKANGFNFNGSSGSVSGTGSIILTGNSTLSIDSTLLSPLGSGFSLVGLASPSGVTVTNDLTVSNPFQIFAPVINVQNITATGSAGITLQGPGGITAKDLTTNTGTMIVSTSSNITNPTINLIPTPITIRTVTSNSGNISLLTAGTLTTGALNTSGNVTLTGTQGINLSTVGNSVTPSNLIANGPTVITSNIRVDNNLTFTNSVIINSATLSSPLQLDANLIRFNSTLNTGSGDVVLLADAFQANGGAGSVSGTGSLTLGTQGALTINSSNLTPLSDGFRLLVLGTGGGINLASDVSFSDPIVLGTLGNINTKGFSIIGTDNASVTLRTFSSAADLQILLAGGINLNTIAQIPSGSGNITTGSISTAGQAIMISTNGLVSTGPISNASNVTLNGLGGITLGGPVNVASLTATGPVAISNNVTTTGNSQTYNGAVTITGLTTLASNAGSITFNSTLDGAADLILQASAINFNGNVGSITPLTTLTTTGNINVGGTVTTSGNQVFNSPATIIGSNSAFRSTNGNLNFNSISSNGQVINLQAANNIATGPINSSNSSGNGGNVSLIGNAIQVSSINAQGSQAGGSATVNANSRFESTSTFTDQNGVDASISAAGGISNGNIRIQINSAAPFVVGGTSENGTAGAITTGTNNTISNQTFPVSTTVGNFELITLGALTPEQKQQASVVLQGQENSQSALSLVNPPPTTLINRDFSLEVALFEELQCQTFSNYFGRSLCKRPQSLEEVKGILAQIANQTGQNPSVIYVLSRPQQVELLLVTGIQEPIRHVIPGVTQAQLNELAQQFSNQVRDPRFIGTNAYLSNAQKLYQILIQPLQADLQSQKVDTLLFSLDTGLRTIPLAALHNGQRFLVEEYALGLIPSMSLINPTYRDIRKDKILAMGAETFPDLAPLPAVPIELATITQDLGGGVKFLNQDFTVRKLESERGRQDFAVVHLATHGEFNPGSVKDSFIAFSDRRVNLEQMRRLRLNLPTTDLLTLSACRTAVGDEQAELGFAGLAVQSGIKTALASLWYVSDEGTLGLMTEFYQQLGQAPIKAEALRQAQLAMIRGQVSIKNGELISASRPNAIKLPPGLANVPNRLLNHPYYWAAFTMIGSPW, encoded by the coding sequence ATGGTCAAGCAGTGGATTTCATGGCAGCAGATTGGCCTGGGGGTGCTTGGCTCTGTCCTCACCATGCCTTTGGCTTTGGCCCAAAACGTCCAGATTATTCCGGCTCCCAATGGCACAGGAACAGTTGTTGAAGTCAATGGCCAGCAGTACAACATCAGGGGTGGGGCATTTTCTGGAGATGGTCGTAACCTTTTTCACCTCTTTCGGGAGTTTGGTCTCAACAATGGACAAATTGCCAATTTTCTAGCCAATCCTCAGCTGCGGAACATTTTGGCGGGGGTCAGTGGCGGTCATCCTTCTGTCATCAATGGCCTGCTCCAAGTCAGCGGCGGAAATCCAAATCTTTATCTACTCAATCCGGCCGGAATTATTTTTGGAGCCAATGCCCAACTGAATGTCCCCGCCGCCTTTGCCGCCACCACAGCCACCGGAGCCGAATTTGGGGGGGGATGGTTCAGCCTGACGGGGAAAAACAATTTTGAAAATTTAGTCGGGAATCCGCTCGGATTTGCTTTTACAGGCAATCAGGCCGGGTCAATTATCAATGAAGGCAACCTCAGTGTTAATCCCGGCCAGTCCCTCCTGCTTTTGGGTGGGAATGTGGTCAACACGGGCAATCTCTCGGCTCCAGGGGGCGAAATTACGGTCGCAGCAGTTCCTGGCCAAAGCTTAGTCCGTATTTCCCAGGCCGGGCAACTCCTAAGCCTTGATGTCCGCACACCCCAACCGGGCGACTCATTACCCAATGATTGGCAATTACCAATTTTAAGTTTGCCGGAACTCCTCACAGGGCCTGGGGCGGGACACGTTGCTCAGGTTTCGGTTAATCCCGATGGCTCAATTCGGCTGGGGACTACGGCGATTCCCTACGCACCTGGCATGACTGCTATAGGTGGTTTTCTCAACGTGGGACAGGCCAATTTGGGCGGCTCACTAACAGTTTTAGGGAGTGAGATCAGTCTAGTGCGGGCTAATTTGAACGCCGATGGCCGATTGGGTGGGGGCACGATTCGGATTGGTGGGGATTATCAAGGCGGCAATACCCTACCCCAGGCCCAGTTTGTGAATGTAGAGGCCAACTCTGTGATTGCGGCCAATGCTCTCAGCACGGGTGATGGGGGACGAGTAATTTTATGGTCACAGGATCAAACCAGGCTTAGTGGGCAAATTACGGCTCGGGGGGGAACGCTTCGAGGGGATGGCGGGTTTATTGAAACCTCTAGTAAAAATATCCTCAGTATTCTGGGTGGCAGTGTTGATGCAGGGGCAAATTTAGGGGCGGCTGGAACTTGGCTGCTAGATCCGACAGCGATTACAATTGTCGCATCTGGGGGTGGAGCGATTGGTACATCTGTAATTGATGTTGGGCTGATCAATTCTGCTTTAAACAGCAATACCAACGTTACCTTAACTACCAATATTGATATCAGTGGCGGTGATATTCTTCAAAACGCCGATGCTAAAATCAACCACACAGCGAATAACCAACCAACCCTCTCAATGATTGCTTCCGGAGCAATTACTTTGTTGGGCGGCATTAACAGTAGCTTTTCCGGCTTAAATGTTTCCTTAAGTGCCGGAGACTCCGCGGGTGGGCCGGTTGATCCTAATGTAAGTCATCAAATTTCCATTGCTGGCCCACAGCAGCTAACGATGAGGACTCTAACCACAAAAACTGATGCTTGGACTCAACTCCAGCAAAGCATTAAGACAAGGGGTAATCAAACCTATAGCAGCTTTGTTAGTATTGCACCTGATAGTAATGCTTCTGTGCCATTTACCTTGGAATCCACCACTGGTTCTTTGATTTTTAATGATCAACTCTCAATTACTAGTAACCTTGTTGCTCTAGTTGCTAACAACTTTCAATTTAATGGGGGTAATGGCAGTATTACAGGGCTTGGTGGTACGATTGCTCTGGCAACAAATGGACTATTTACCGTTAACCAAGACCTGATCAAAAACTTTGCTAGTGGATTTAGTCTCATTGGCCTAGCAAGTCAATCAAATACTGCTGTTGAACTCAGTAGTGATATTACGGTTGCTAGTCCTCTCCAAATTGGCTTTAATCCCCTTAATCCCAGCACAGTTAATAACTTCAAAATTGATACCAAGGGCCACAATATTTCTGTAACTGGCGCGAATAACTCGCTCATCTTACAGGGGCCTGGGGGTGTTACTACTAATAACCTTACTACTACCAATGGGCCAATCATTGCTTCAACTAGTGCCAGCCAAACCGACCCTACGACTAATCTATTAGCCTCTCCAATTGTTGTAAATTCAGTGAATAGTGGCAATAGTCCTTTAGCATTCCTAACCACTGGAACCTTGGCAGCGGGTTCATTAGATACGTCTGGGACTCTCACACTCCAGGCCACGAACGGTATTACTCTCAATGGACAAGTGGGTGGCTCGCTTGCTCCCATTAGTTTAGTTGCCGTTGGCCCAACAACAATTCGGGACTCAATTACAACCTCTGGCAATCAGCTTTATACCGGAGCCGTCACCATTAATGCTAGTAATCCCACCACGTCCACCAGTCCATTAACTTTAACCTCTCAAAACGGCATTTTATCCTTTGGCAATACTCTAGCTGCTGGGGCCAATTACCTAGAGCTGTTCACTAATGGTGCAGACGCAGTGGGGTTTAATGGCGGGACGGCCAGTGTGAGTGGAACCAAGGGAATTACCTTTGCCTCCGATAACTCCTTGGTTGTCAATCAATCGGTCATTACGCCCCTAGCCGATGGGTTTGAATCCATTGCTTTTATCAGTCAGGCCCCGTCCTCAACTCAAGTTACCTTAACAAGTGATCTCACTGTCACAGACCCCCTGGTTTTATTCGGGCCTGGGATTAACACAAATAACTTTACAATTACTGGAACTGGTAATGCATCTCTCACCATTCAGGGGTTTGAAAATCAGTTATTTGTGACTGGTCTAAACACTCAAGGTAGCGATATTACTGTTACAACTGGGACGGATCGCTTTAATCCCAACAGTAACCTCACCTTTTTGACTATTAACACGACTACAGGCCCCATTGTCAGCCCAATTACCAGTAATGGTGGCAACATTAGCTTACTGACTCAAGGCAATATTGATACGGGCAACCTAAATAGTGCAGGTTCAAGCAATTCCGGCAATATTACCCTTTCTGGAGCTAACATCTCCACTGTCTCTGGGACGATTGCAAGCCCAATGGGCCTGGGACAAGTTAATATTACAGCCAACGATGATATCAACTTAGGGGCATTTACCCCAGCAGCGAACAGTCTTTTAGGTGTGGGAGCAATCAATGTAACTAGTACAAACGGTAACATTACCCTGAATGATTTAGCTGATATTGGTAGTAGTAAACTAACGTTAAGCGCTCATCGGAACATTACCACTGAAAATATTACTACTGCTGGACAAGCTATTAATATCACAAGCAATATTGGGGATATTAATACTTCATCTGGAACACTTGCTTCTAATGATGGTGTCATAACACTTCAAAATAATGTGGGTAAAATTTTAACCGGACCAATTAATAGTAGCAATGGCAACCTGACTCTTAGTATTGCCGGTATCGGTGGAGCTATCAATGCTGGATCCCTTGTTAGTCAAAATGGGGCGATCAACATCACCACCAATACAGCAGACATCAACCTTTCTGCCGTGACAACTTTGGCCGGGCCGATTAATCTAGCATCTACGTCTGGCAACATCAGTACTGGTAATCTCAGCAGTACCACAGGGCCAATCCAGGCCACCACGGGTAGCAATCTGACAACTGGTACAATCAATACGATGGGTGCACTCAACCTACAAGGCAGTGATGTTAACCTTAATGGTGCGATCGGTGGAACAACGGCCCCTAGTTCTCTGAGTATCAATGCCACTAGTGCCAATACAACAACCATTACCAATGACATCAAAACCATAGGCAGTCAGGTTTATATCGGTAATGTAGATATTATTCCCACTAGTCCGACAACGGTATTTAATCCGTTAGTGCTGGAATCTACGGCGGGAACACTCACGTTTAATAATAATCTGGATGTAGGTGCAAATAATTTAGCCCTTAAAGCAAATGGATTTAACTTCAATGGCAGTTCAGGGAGTGTGTCGGGAACAGGAAGCATTATTCTCACAGGTAATAGTACATTATCAATTGATTCAACTCTCCTTTCACCCTTGGGCAGTGGTTTTAGTTTGGTTGGTCTGGCCAGCCCAAGTGGTGTTACTGTAACCAATGATTTAACGGTTAGTAACCCATTTCAGATTTTTGCACCTGTTATTAATGTCCAAAATATTACAGCAACAGGTAGTGCTGGGATTACCTTACAGGGACCTGGCGGTATTACAGCGAAGGATCTGACTACAAACACAGGCACAATGATTGTTTCTACTAGTAGCAATATAACCAACCCAACTATTAACTTAATTCCCACCCCGATTACTATCAGAACAGTCACTAGTAACAGTGGGAACATTTCGTTACTCACAGCGGGAACCTTGACAACGGGAGCTTTGAATACTAGCGGAAATGTGACTTTGACCGGTACTCAAGGAATTAATCTTTCAACGGTAGGGAATTCTGTAACTCCTAGTAACCTTATCGCCAATGGCCCAACAGTCATTACCAGTAATATTCGTGTTGATAATAACCTTACGTTTACAAATTCAGTCATCATTAACAGTGCAACACTCAGTTCTCCTTTGCAATTAGATGCCAACCTCATCAGATTTAATAGTACTCTCAACACAGGCAGTGGAGATGTTGTCTTACTTGCTGATGCGTTCCAGGCCAATGGGGGAGCAGGCAGTGTCAGTGGAACAGGAAGCCTAACCCTGGGCACGCAGGGTGCATTAACCATTAACTCTAGTAACTTAACTCCCTTAAGCGATGGATTTAGGCTTCTGGTTTTAGGTACAGGAGGAGGTATTAATTTAGCCAGTGATGTGAGTTTTTCTGATCCCATTGTCTTAGGAACCCTAGGTAATATCAATACTAAAGGTTTTAGTATCATCGGGACTGATAATGCTAGTGTCACTCTTCGGACATTTTCAAGCGCCGCAGACCTACAAATTCTCCTTGCTGGTGGGATCAACCTGAATACTATTGCCCAAATTCCATCAGGCTCCGGTAATATCACCACAGGTAGCATTTCAACGGCAGGTCAGGCCATAATGATTAGCACCAATGGCTTGGTCAGCACAGGCCCAATTAGTAATGCCAGCAACGTAACCCTGAATGGCTTGGGCGGAATCACACTAGGCGGCCCGGTTAATGTCGCAAGTTTAACGGCCACAGGCCCGGTTGCAATTTCAAACAACGTTACAACGACAGGGAATTCCCAAACTTACAATGGGGCTGTCACCATTACTGGACTCACCACCCTCGCTTCTAATGCCGGAAGTATCACCTTTAACAGTACCCTCGATGGGGCAGCAGACCTTATTCTCCAGGCCAGTGCGATTAACTTCAATGGCAACGTAGGATCAATCACACCTCTTACCACACTAACCACAACCGGAAATATAAATGTCGGCGGGACAGTCACCACATCTGGCAATCAAGTCTTCAATAGCCCAGCTACCATTATCGGAAGCAACAGTGCATTCCGCTCCACCAACGGCAATCTGAACTTTAATAGTATTTCCTCTAATGGCCAGGTTATTAACTTACAAGCCGCCAATAACATCGCCACAGGTCCAATCAACTCCAGCAACAGTTCAGGCAATGGCGGCAATGTTAGCTTAATTGGTAATGCCATTCAAGTTAGTTCCATTAACGCTCAAGGCAGCCAGGCCGGGGGGAGCGCTACCGTCAATGCCAATAGTAGGTTCGAGTCCACAAGTACCTTTACCGATCAAAATGGGGTAGATGCCAGCATTTCCGCAGCCGGGGGCATCAGTAACGGCAACATTAGGATTCAAATCAATAGTGCGGCTCCCTTTGTAGTTGGTGGAACAAGTGAAAATGGGACAGCGGGAGCCATTACAACAGGTACGAATAACACCATTAGTAATCAAACCTTCCCAGTCAGTACCACTGTGGGTAACTTTGAGCTAATTACCCTTGGCGCACTAACTCCCGAACAAAAACAACAGGCCAGTGTCGTGCTTCAGGGGCAAGAGAACAGTCAATCAGCCTTATCTCTGGTCAATCCGCCACCAACAACATTAATTAACCGAGACTTTTCCCTTGAAGTGGCTTTGTTTGAAGAACTGCAATGCCAAACCTTCAGCAATTACTTTGGTCGCTCTCTGTGTAAACGTCCGCAATCTTTAGAAGAAGTGAAAGGTATTTTGGCTCAGATTGCTAATCAAACAGGCCAGAATCCTAGCGTAATCTATGTCCTGAGTCGGCCGCAACAGGTGGAATTACTCCTGGTCACGGGTATCCAAGAACCAATCCGGCACGTCATCCCTGGAGTCACACAAGCCCAACTCAACGAATTAGCCCAACAATTTAGCAATCAGGTGCGTGATCCACGCTTTATTGGCACTAATGCCTACTTAAGCAATGCCCAGAAGCTCTATCAAATTCTCATTCAACCGCTGCAAGCCGACCTTCAATCCCAAAAAGTAGATACCCTCCTATTCTCTTTGGATACGGGATTACGCACTATTCCCCTAGCTGCTTTACATAATGGCCAGCGATTCCTGGTTGAGGAGTATGCTCTGGGGTTGATACCCAGCATGAGTCTTATTAATCCCACCTACCGCGATATTCGCAAAGACAAAATTTTAGCGATGGGTGCAGAAACCTTCCCCGATCTAGCTCCTTTACCGGCTGTCCCGATTGAGTTAGCCACCATTACCCAGGATTTGGGCGGAGGTGTGAAATTCCTCAACCAAGATTTTACAGTGCGGAAACTAGAATCCGAACGGGGTCGGCAAGATTTCGCAGTTGTCCACCTCGCAACTCATGGGGAGTTTAATCCGGGTTCGGTCAAAGACTCCTTTATTGCCTTTAGTGATCGGCGCGTCAACTTGGAGCAAATGCGGCGACTCCGGCTCAATTTACCCACTACAGACCTTCTTACTCTGAGTGCCTGTCGGACGGCGGTGGGAGATGAGCAAGCAGAACTGGGATTTGCTGGGCTAGCTGTTCAATCTGGAATTAAAACCGCCTTAGCCAGTCTCTGGTACGTCAGCGATGAGGGCACATTAGGCCTAATGACGGAGTTTTATCAGCAACTGGGCCAGGCCCCCATTAAAGCCGAAGCCCTCCGCCAGGCCCAGCTAGCCATGATTCGCGGGCAGGTTTCCATCAAAAACGGTGAACTAATCTCCGCAAGCCGGCCCAATGCCATTAAACTTCCCCCAGGCCTGGCCAATGTCCCTAACCGACTCCTGAATCACCCCTACTATTGGGCCGCGTTTACAATGATTGGCAGTCCTTGGTAA
- a CDS encoding ferredoxin-thioredoxin reductase variable chain, translating into MIASEKENFTLGMAVRVKNSVLVYHHPEHRGQAFDIQGLVGHVTGILHEWQGRPISANYPYCVKFSPKFSAHLQASELEPETDA; encoded by the coding sequence ATGATTGCGTCAGAGAAAGAGAACTTTACCTTAGGTATGGCAGTGCGGGTAAAAAACTCTGTGTTGGTCTATCACCATCCTGAGCATCGTGGGCAAGCCTTTGACATTCAGGGCTTAGTCGGCCATGTCACAGGTATACTACATGAGTGGCAAGGGCGACCGATTAGTGCAAACTATCCCTACTGTGTCAAGTTCTCCCCAAAGTTTTCAGCTCACCTCCAGGCCAGTGAACTAGAACCCGAGACCGATGCTTAA
- a CDS encoding DUF6439 family protein encodes MFEPHISPAKPDPSSHPLELAQALLQTLMISSQDWHRLKNNPQARAQEQAAAALVYLLQSNPEEALSRLQQAVGWLDRSIKAPPCPDHGLKKQSVNAGAFRE; translated from the coding sequence ATGTTTGAACCGCACATCTCTCCAGCTAAGCCTGACCCTAGCAGCCATCCCTTGGAGTTGGCCCAGGCTCTCCTGCAAACCCTGATGATTTCCTCCCAAGACTGGCATCGTCTCAAGAATAATCCCCAGGCCCGCGCCCAAGAACAAGCCGCCGCCGCTTTGGTCTATCTTCTCCAAAGCAATCCTGAGGAAGCTCTGAGTCGGCTCCAACAGGCCGTAGGTTGGCTAGACCGGAGTATTAAAGCCCCACCTTGTCCCGATCATGGGCTAAAAAAGCAGTCTGTGAATGCTGGGGCATTTAGAGAGTAA
- a CDS encoding photosystem II protein, Psb35-related, with the protein MVLLISLFVVGWVAAAVIGTQAYFLGEQSKPIHERNWRSESFEQIAKSVTGQGTDYGTRVPGFEVVDAYNSGLIPDA; encoded by the coding sequence ATGGTTTTATTAATTTCATTGTTTGTTGTTGGTTGGGTTGCGGCGGCCGTCATTGGCACCCAAGCTTATTTTCTCGGTGAGCAGTCTAAGCCTATTCATGAACGCAACTGGCGGTCTGAGTCCTTTGAACAAATTGCAAAATCTGTCACGGGGCAAGGAACCGACTATGGGACTCGTGTACCTGGGTTTGAGGTTGTGGATGCCTACAACAGTGGTTTAATTCCTGATGCTTAA
- a CDS encoding aminobutyraldehyde dehydrogenase — protein MPVNLHAIYVQAPIEVFMTPRYRMLIGSELVPAVEGLWQSIINPSTEEIIAEAPQANAVDVDLAVQAAQRAFPAWSTLSPGERSHYLWQLAVGLEKYSDELIQLESTNAGKPIKLVRNGDVPFAIDNLKYFAGQARVIEGLGTGEVVGGYTSTIRREPIGVIGSITPWNYPLMMAVWKLAPALAAGNTVVIKPAPQTPLTSLKLGEIAQEIGLPPGVLNIVTGGTEVGEPLVIHPQVRMISFTGSTTTGKRIMGLAAHKMARVHLELGGKAPLIVLADADIEAAARGAIVGSYVNTGQDCTAVTRILVERQQYHHFLDRFTELSKQVRIGEISSEATDMGPLISASQKERVAGFVSRAQAAGIKCHWQGEVPTVPGFYYPPTIFVEAPTDSEIMQEEVFGPVVIINPVDSVDEAITVANDVRYGLAASVWTKNIHQAWKVAAALQFGTVWVNDHLPLCSEMPHGGFKESGFGKDLSRYAFEEYTIAKHVMFDLTGDAEKGWHFSVFGDPQ, from the coding sequence ATGCCTGTCAACTTGCACGCTATCTACGTCCAGGCCCCGATTGAGGTTTTTATGACACCACGCTACAGGATGCTGATTGGGTCTGAACTTGTCCCCGCCGTTGAAGGTCTTTGGCAATCCATCATCAACCCATCTACAGAAGAGATTATTGCCGAAGCCCCCCAGGCCAATGCAGTGGATGTGGATCTCGCCGTACAAGCTGCCCAAAGAGCCTTCCCGGCCTGGTCAACCCTTTCCCCTGGAGAACGGAGTCACTATCTTTGGCAATTGGCAGTGGGCCTGGAAAAATATAGCGATGAACTGATCCAACTCGAAAGCACCAATGCGGGCAAGCCAATCAAACTGGTCAGGAACGGAGATGTCCCTTTTGCCATTGATAATTTGAAATACTTTGCTGGCCAGGCCCGTGTGATTGAAGGCTTAGGGACAGGGGAAGTGGTCGGGGGCTATACCTCAACCATACGGCGGGAACCCATTGGTGTGATCGGCTCCATTACACCGTGGAATTATCCGCTGATGATGGCCGTGTGGAAATTGGCTCCAGCCTTGGCGGCCGGAAATACGGTTGTCATCAAACCTGCCCCCCAAACCCCCCTAACGAGCCTTAAGTTGGGAGAGATTGCCCAGGAAATTGGCTTACCCCCAGGGGTCTTAAACATTGTCACCGGGGGCACAGAAGTCGGTGAGCCATTGGTCATCCATCCCCAAGTCCGGATGATTTCCTTTACAGGTTCCACCACCACCGGCAAACGGATTATGGGATTAGCGGCCCATAAAATGGCCCGGGTGCATTTGGAACTGGGCGGCAAAGCTCCCCTAATTGTTTTGGCTGATGCAGATATTGAGGCCGCCGCGCGTGGAGCCATTGTCGGCAGTTATGTCAATACTGGCCAAGACTGTACGGCGGTGACGCGGATTTTAGTTGAACGCCAGCAGTATCATCATTTCCTAGACCGATTTACAGAACTCTCCAAGCAGGTGCGGATCGGGGAGATAAGCTCCGAGGCAACGGATATGGGCCCCTTGATTTCTGCGTCACAAAAAGAGCGGGTGGCTGGATTTGTGTCACGGGCCCAGGCCGCTGGGATTAAATGTCATTGGCAGGGCGAGGTTCCAACCGTCCCAGGATTTTACTACCCGCCTACTATTTTTGTTGAAGCCCCCACAGATAGCGAGATTATGCAGGAAGAAGTGTTTGGGCCGGTGGTGATAATTAATCCGGTGGACTCCGTTGATGAAGCGATTACCGTGGCCAATGATGTTCGCTATGGTTTGGCGGCTTCGGTTTGGACAAAGAACATCCACCAGGCCTGGAAAGTGGCAGCGGCGTTACAATTTGGTACGGTTTGGGTGAATGATCATTTGCCTCTGTGTTCCGAGATGCCCCACGGTGGCTTCAAAGAATCTGGATTTGGCAAAGACCTGTCCCGCTATGCTTTTGAGGAATATACCATTGCCAAGCATGTCATGTTTGATCTCACAGGTGATGCGGAAAAGGGCTGGCATTTCTCAGTTTTTGGAGATCCTCAGTAA
- a CDS encoding MBL fold metallo-hydrolase has product MFQSPLIVRFWGVRGSIPSPGPHTVRYGGNTPCVEIQAGGERLIFDGGTGLRVLGEELLKHLPITAHVFFTHTHWDHIQGFPFFQPAFIPGNCFYIYGVPGVDGHSIQQCLNDQMLHPNFPVPLQIMAGALKFQDLGPGEVVKIADTIITNQRLNHPGGGVGYRIEWHGQVISYVTDTEHYPDKLDPAALSLANQADVMIYDATYTDAEYYSPAQSKVGWGHSTWQEAVKLAQTARVKHLVLFHHDPTHDDEFLDEICQLARQAFPNTTIAHEGLILSLGAS; this is encoded by the coding sequence ATGTTTCAGTCTCCCTTGATTGTCCGGTTTTGGGGGGTACGAGGCAGTATTCCATCTCCAGGCCCCCATACAGTTCGCTACGGCGGCAATACCCCTTGTGTGGAAATCCAGGCCGGGGGGGAGCGACTCATTTTTGATGGCGGGACTGGCTTACGAGTTTTGGGTGAGGAACTATTAAAACATTTACCCATCACTGCCCATGTCTTTTTTACCCATACCCACTGGGATCACATTCAAGGGTTTCCCTTTTTCCAGCCAGCGTTTATTCCAGGTAACTGTTTTTACATTTATGGAGTCCCTGGGGTTGATGGCCATAGTATTCAGCAATGCCTGAACGACCAAATGCTCCATCCTAACTTCCCAGTTCCCTTACAAATTATGGCGGGCGCGCTGAAGTTTCAAGATCTAGGGCCTGGAGAAGTGGTCAAAATTGCCGATACCATCATTACCAATCAACGTCTTAATCATCCTGGCGGTGGAGTAGGGTATCGCATCGAGTGGCACGGCCAAGTGATCAGCTACGTCACGGATACAGAGCATTATCCAGACAAGCTAGACCCCGCCGCGCTTAGTTTGGCTAATCAGGCCGATGTGATGATCTATGATGCCACTTATACCGATGCCGAATATTACTCCCCTGCCCAGAGCAAAGTAGGGTGGGGCCATTCCACTTGGCAAGAAGCTGTTAAACTTGCCCAAACTGCCCGAGTCAAACACCTCGTTTTGTTTCACCACGATCCCACCCATGATGACGAATTTTTAGATGAAATTTGCCAACTCGCCCGACAAGCCTTTCCCAATACGACCATAGCCCATGAAGGATTAATTTTATCTCTAGGTGCTTCTTAA